A single window of Balaenoptera acutorostrata chromosome X, mBalAcu1.1, whole genome shotgun sequence DNA harbors:
- the MSL3 gene encoding male-specific lethal 3 homolog isoform X2, whose translation MSASEGMKFKFHSGEKVLCFEPDPTKARVLYDAKIVDVIVGKDEKGRKIPEYLIHFNGWNRSWDRWAAEDHVLRDTDENRRLQRKLARKAVARLRSTGRKRKRCRLPGVDSVLKSLPAEEKDENVENSISSSSDDSSEEKDEEISEESDIEEKTEVKEEPELHAKKEMEERTITIEIPEVLKKKLEDDCYYINRRKRLVKLPCQTNIITILESYVKHFAINAAFSANERPRHHHAMPHANMNVHYIPAEKNVDLCKEMVDGLRITFDYTLPLVLLYPYEQVQYKKVTSSKFFLPIKESTTNANRSQEELSPSPPLLNPSTPQSTESQPTTGEPATPKRRKAEPEALQSLRRSTRHSANCDRLSESSASPQPKRRQQDASASMPKLFLHLEKKTPVHSRSSSPVPLTPSKEGSAVFAGFEGRRTNEINEVLSWKLVPDSYPPGDQPPPPSYIYGAQHLLRLFVKLPEILGKMSFSEKNLKALLKHFDLFLRFLAEYHDDFFPESAYVAACEAHYSTKNPRAIY comes from the exons ATGAGCGCGAGCGAGGGCATGAAATTTAAATTCCACTCAGGGGAGAAAGTGCTGTGCTTCGAGCCTGACCCCACCAAGGCGCGAGTGCTGTACGATGCCAAG ATTGTCGATGTTATTGTTGGGAAAGACGAAAAAGGCAGAAAGATCCCAGAATATCTGATCCATTTTAATGGTTGGAACAGAAG CTGGGATAGATGGGCAGCTGAAGATCATGTCCTTCGTGACACCGATGAAAATCGGAGATTACAGCGTAAATTGGCAAGGAAAGCTGTAGCTCGCCT gagaagcacaggaagaaagaggaagcgCTGCAGGTTGCCTGGTGTGGACTCTGTCTTAAAAAGCCTCCCTGctgaagaaaaagatgaaaatgttGAAAACT CAATAAGCAGTTCCTCTGATGACAGTAGTGAAGAAAAGGATGAAGAAATAAGTGAAGAAAGTGATATTGAAGAAAAGACTGAAGTG AAGGAAGAACCAGAGCTGCAtgcaaaaaaggaaatggaagaaagaacaatAACTATAGAAATCCCTGAAGTTCTGAAAAAGAAGCTTGAGGACGATTGTTACTATATCAACAGGAGGAAACGG TTAGTGAAACTTCCGTGCCAGACCAACATCATAACTATTTTGGAATCATACGTGAAGCATTTTGCTATCAATGCAGCCTTTTCAGCCAATGAGAGGCCTCGTCACCATCACGCTATGCCACATGCCAACATGAATGTGCATTACATCCCAGCAGAAAAGAA CGTTGACCTTTGTAAGGAGATGGTGGATGGATTAAGAATAACCTTTGATTACACTCTCCCATTGGTTTTGCTCTATCCATATGAACAAGTTCAGTATAAAAAGGTGACTTCGTCCAAATTTTTTCTTCCGATTAAGGAAAGTACCACAAACGCTAATAG GAGCCAGGAGGAGCTCTCTCCAAGCCCACCTTTGTTGAATCCATCCACACCACAGTCCACAGAGAGTCAGCCAACCACAGGCGAGCCAGCCACCCCCAAAAGGCGCAAAGCCGAGCCGGAAGCCTTGCAGTCGCTGAGGCGGTCCACGCGCCACTCCGCCAATTGCGACCGGCTGTCTGAGAGCAGCGCCTCGCCTCAGCCCAAGCGCCGGCAGCAGGACGCGTCTGCCAGCATGCCCAAGCTGTTCCTGCACCTGGAAAAGA AGACACCCGTTCATAGCAGATCATCTTCACCTGTTCCTCTGACCCCTAGCAAGGAAGGGAGTGCGGtgtttgctggctttgaaggcagAAGAACTAATGAAATAAATGAG GTCCTCTCCTGGAAACTTGTACCCGACAGTTACCCCCCAGGTGACCAGCCACCTCCACCCTCTTACATTTATGGGGCGCAACACTTGCTGCGATTGTTCG tgAAACTTCCAGAAATCCTTGGAAAGATGTCCTTTTCTGAGAAGAATCTGAAGGCTTTACTGAAGCACTTTGATCTCTTTCTGAG gtttttagCAGAATACCATGATGACTTTTTCCCAGAGTCTGCCTATGTTGCTGCCTGTGAGGCGCACTACAGCACGAAGAACCCCAGGGCGATTTATTAA
- the MSL3 gene encoding male-specific lethal 3 homolog isoform X1 → MEERTITIEIPEVLKKKLEDDCYYINRRKRLVKLPCQTNIITILESYVKHFAINAAFSANERPRHHHAMPHANMNVHYIPAEKNVDLCKEMVDGLRITFDYTLPLVLLYPYEQVQYKKVTSSKFFLPIKESTTNANRSQEELSPSPPLLNPSTPQSTESQPTTGEPATPKRRKAEPEALQSLRRSTRHSANCDRLSESSASPQPKRRQQDASASMPKLFLHLEKKTPVHSRSSSPVPLTPSKEGSAVFAGFEGRRTNEINEVLSWKLVPDSYPPGDQPPPPSYIYGAQHLLRLFVKLPEILGKMSFSEKNLKALLKHFDLFLRFLAEYHDDFFPESAYVAACEAHYSTKNPRAIY, encoded by the exons atggaagaaagaacaatAACTATAGAAATCCCTGAAGTTCTGAAAAAGAAGCTTGAGGACGATTGTTACTATATCAACAGGAGGAAACGG TTAGTGAAACTTCCGTGCCAGACCAACATCATAACTATTTTGGAATCATACGTGAAGCATTTTGCTATCAATGCAGCCTTTTCAGCCAATGAGAGGCCTCGTCACCATCACGCTATGCCACATGCCAACATGAATGTGCATTACATCCCAGCAGAAAAGAA CGTTGACCTTTGTAAGGAGATGGTGGATGGATTAAGAATAACCTTTGATTACACTCTCCCATTGGTTTTGCTCTATCCATATGAACAAGTTCAGTATAAAAAGGTGACTTCGTCCAAATTTTTTCTTCCGATTAAGGAAAGTACCACAAACGCTAATAG GAGCCAGGAGGAGCTCTCTCCAAGCCCACCTTTGTTGAATCCATCCACACCACAGTCCACAGAGAGTCAGCCAACCACAGGCGAGCCAGCCACCCCCAAAAGGCGCAAAGCCGAGCCGGAAGCCTTGCAGTCGCTGAGGCGGTCCACGCGCCACTCCGCCAATTGCGACCGGCTGTCTGAGAGCAGCGCCTCGCCTCAGCCCAAGCGCCGGCAGCAGGACGCGTCTGCCAGCATGCCCAAGCTGTTCCTGCACCTGGAAAAGA AGACACCCGTTCATAGCAGATCATCTTCACCTGTTCCTCTGACCCCTAGCAAGGAAGGGAGTGCGGtgtttgctggctttgaaggcagAAGAACTAATGAAATAAATGAG GTCCTCTCCTGGAAACTTGTACCCGACAGTTACCCCCCAGGTGACCAGCCACCTCCACCCTCTTACATTTATGGGGCGCAACACTTGCTGCGATTGTTCG tgAAACTTCCAGAAATCCTTGGAAAGATGTCCTTTTCTGAGAAGAATCTGAAGGCTTTACTGAAGCACTTTGATCTCTTTCTGAG gtttttagCAGAATACCATGATGACTTTTTCCCAGAGTCTGCCTATGTTGCTGCCTGTGAGGCGCACTACAGCACGAAGAACCCCAGGGCGATTTATTAA